The sequence TGGATGGGGCCAGCGTGCCCAGCCCCCGGGGGGCCCGTACACGGGGCCCAACCCCACGGATCGGAGCAAACTCGGCAGCAAGCGCCATCTCATCACGGATCGCCAAGGCATCCCATTGATCTTCTGCGTGACCGGGGCCAACCGTCATGACTCGGTGGTCTTCGAGGAATTGGTTGACGCTCTGCCGGCTGTGGGCGGCAAGCAGGGCAGGCCGCGCAGGTGTCCAGACAAGCTGCATGCGGACAAGGGCTATGACTATGCGAGGTGCCGCGCCCACCTCAAGCGCCGCGGAATCAAGAATCGCATCGCACGCAGGGGGATCGAGCGTAATGACCGTCTCAGGCGCCACCGCTGGGCGGTCGAACGCACTCACTCTTGGCTGGCCACCTTCGGCAAGCTGCGTACCCGTTTCGAGCGTCGCATCGACGTTCATCTGGCCCTGCTTTCCCTGGGGTGCGGTGTCATATGCGCTCGCAACCTGCCTGTGTTTTATTAGCCGCTCTAAATGCGGCCAACACCTCTCGGCGAATCGCAGGTTTGTGTTTAAAACCAAGCTGCGAAATTTCGGGCCGAGAGCTGAATAAGCATCCCTCAATATGGGGAGTGCATATTTTCTGCATTGTGTGACTTCTGAACCGATAGTCAAAAGCTTTCCTTAAGTGGCACCGACGTAATTCATCAGACTGGTTGGGTCTTCGCGAAGCCTGGCAAACCATATAAACTTGGCAGGTTTTTGGCCTTTATCCGGGTTTTATCCTTCGTGCGTACTGACAATTCTTTACTTTCTCATGCTTTTGTTTTTTTCAAACGCCAGAGACTCTTAATAGGCGGAACATTTTTTGCTGGCTTGCTCATTTCTGCAGCCAGCGTTGCAATGCGCCAGCCTCTATATGAGGTTCGAGCCTATTTGGATGCACCCTATAACAATGAATTGATCCAGCTCAACCAAGGACGCTCTCCAGACTCTGGGCTGGAGCCATTCACTCCTGAGCAGGTCTATACCTATTTCACACGCCGCCTGCTGAGCGACGAGGCTCTACAGCGCTTCTTTGCCGAGACCTATTTGCCAGCTCAAGCACAGCGACCGGCTTCAGCTGCTGCTGAACAAGCGCTTTTTTCTGGCATGAAGCACCATGTTTTGCGCATGACACCTCCGCCACCCAAAGGGCGGATGCTATACAGCATCCAGGTCGTTGCGCCCACGGGGAGTCAAGCAGCACAGTGGGCAACGGACTTTCTGACACAAGTGGAGCAGGATGCCAAAACAGCCTTGCTTACCGACTCGGAAAAATCGGTCTCCTTGCTCATACACAATACGGAGCAAGACTGGCAGGAGCGTTTGCGGGTCTCACAAACCATGCGTCAAGATCGTCTGGCGCTGTTGGATGAGGCATTGCAGGTGGCCCAGGCCGTGGGCCAGCATGAGCCGCAAATCACGCGCATGCAACCACCTCAACAAGACGGTTTGGCCCCCTATATGGATGGTTCGCAACTCTATGCACGTGGCACCAGATCGTTGCAAGCCGAAATTGATGTCCTCAAGCGCCGAGAGGACGAGGCACCTTTTGTTGACGGATTGCGAGCGGCTGAAGCGCAGCTACGTTTGCTCAAGGAACACCAGGCCGCGGCACGCGACTTTGCCATCATCCATATGGATGGTCAGATCATTGCACCGGAGCGTTCAAAATCACCGCAACCATGGCTCATTCTGCTGCTAGGCAGTGTACTGGGGGGACTCCTAGGTGGGTTGCTAGCACTGTGGCGAGAAGGTGCTCTACAACGACTGCTGGACAACGATGACGGGGAGTGAATCGACCAGAGTTTTGTAGATAGTTCAAAGCCTCCTATTTCCGTTCCAATAGGAGTCCTTATGAGCAGTCAACGTTACCCCGAAGAATTCAGGATTGAAGCAGCCAAGCAAATCCTGGAACACGGCCACAGCGTGGCCGATGTCTCACGCCGCCTAGGCGTGAGTGCACATAGCCTGTACAAATGGGTTCGCCAGCAACAAATCCCAGCAGCGCAACGAGCCCAGCAAGTGAGCCAAAGCGAAGAGCTGCGTCGCCTGAAGTCCGAGCTCAAGCGGGTCACAGAGGAGCGTGACATCCTAAAAAAAGCGGCGGCGTACTTCGCTCGCCAGTCCGACTGAAGTACGCCTTTATCGCCAGGCATCAGAAGGTCTACAGCGTCTTGCGGATGTGTCGCATGCTGCGGCTGCACCCCAGCGGCTACTACACCTGGAAGGCCAAACCAGAAAGCAAACGTGCGGTTGATGACCGCAGGTTGCTGGGCTTGCTCAAACAGGCTTGGCTGGAGAGCGGCGGCGTTTATGGCTATCGCAAACTGACCCTGGATATGCGTGACTTGGGTGAAGGTTGCAGTAGGCATCGCGTTGCCAAGCTATTGCGTCATGAAGGATTGAAGGCACAAAGAGGCTATGGCAAGCGGCCACGTCCACGGGGCGGTGCTGCAGCCATAGTTGCGCCTAACCTGTTGGAGCAACAGTTCAAAGTCAGTGAACCCAATACCGCCTGGGTCACCGACATCACGTATATCGCTACGCACGAGGGCTGGCTGTACTTGGCTGCGGTGATCGACCTGTATTCCCGGCAAGTAGTTGGCTGGTCCACGGGCAGCCGCATTGACACCCAGTTGGCTCTTGATGCCTTGCACATGGCTGTCTGGCGGAGAAGGCCCCGCAATACGGTCGTTGTGCATTCCGATCAAGGCTGCCAATTCACCAGCCATGAATGGCAGCGCTTCCTCGCAGGCCACAACCTGCAGCCCAGCATGAGCAGGCGAGGCAATTGCCACGACAACGCCGTGGCGGAGAGTTTCTTCCAGTTGCTCAAGTGTGAGCGCATTCGCAAACACACCTATGCGACAAGGCAAGAAGCGCGCAGCGCAATCTTTGGCTACATCGAGATGTTCTATAACCCCATCCGCAGACATTCGTCTGCGGATGGCATGTCTCCCGTAGAGTTCGAGAGACGCAATTCCGTGAGGCCGGTAGCTATCTAGGAAAAGCTGGTCGATTCACTCACGTAAAATAGTGACACAGCCTTTGTCCCTGAACCTCATGCACCGAGACTGGGATACCGTAGAGCTGGCTCAACACCTCATCGCGCACCACGGCCTCGGGCGGGCCGGCATGGGCCATGCGGCCGGCCTGCATGGCCAGGATATGGTCGGCATAGCAGCTGGCAAAGTTGATGTCGTGCAGCACCACCACCACGGTCTTGCCACGCTCGTCCACCATGCGGCGCAGCAGCTTCATCATGGTCACAGCATGGGCCATGTCCAGGTTGTTCAGAGGCTCGTCCAGCAAGATGTAAGGCGTGTCCTGGCATAGCACCATGGCGATGTAGGCGCGCTGACGCTGGCCGCCGGAGAGCTCGTCCAGAAAGCGCCCTGCCAGCTCCTGCAGGTGCAGATATTCCAGCGCCTCGTCCACATGGCGCAGGTCTTCTTCCGTCATGCGGCCCTTGCTGTGCGGAAAGCGGCCAAAGCCCACCAGATCGCGCACCGTCAGGCGCAGCGTGCTCTGGTTTTCCTGGCGCAAAATGGCCATCACCCTGGCCAGCGCATCGCTGGCTGTGGTGGTCACATCCAGCCCGGCCACGCTGGCACTGCCGCTGGAAATCGGCATCAACCGGCTCACCAGCGACAGCAGCGTGCTCTTACCCGCGCCATTGGGGCCGATGATGGCCGTGAACTTTTGCTCCGGAATCTGCACCGTCACGCCATGCAACACCGTGGTGCTGCCGTGGCGCTTGACGATGTCACGCGTCTCAATCATTGCTTTCCCTTGCGCATCAGCAGCCAGATAAAGACCAGGCCACCCACAAACTCCACCACCACCGACAGCGCCGAGTTGAAGCCCAGCACCCGCTCCAGCGCCACCTGACCGCCCAGCAGCAAGATGGCACCCCACAGCACCACGGCGGGCAGCACCCAGGCATGGCGGCGCGTGCCCATCCACTGGTAGGCCATATTCGCCACCAGCAGGCCAAAGAAGGTCACCGGCCCCACCAGCGCGGTCGATATGGCCACCATGGTGCAGACCACCACCAGCAGCTGCAGCACCTGGCGGCGGTAGTTCAAACCCAGGTTGATGGCCGCCTCACGCCCCAGGGCCAGCACATCCAGCACATGGCGCTGTCGCCAGAAAAAAAGGCCGCCCAACAGCAGCAGAGCACCTGCTGGCAGCAGCAACGGTGTCTGTATGGTGTTGAAGTTGGCGAACATGC comes from Comamonas sp. GB3 AK4-5 and encodes:
- a CDS encoding IS5 family transposase (programmed frameshift) gives rise to the protein MGRKRNKEVGAALYKRIEPLLPFVKLSPKGGRPRLSDELALNGILFVLRTGIPWEELPQELGFGSGMTCWRWLRDWQAAGVWHSLHLQLLSELRNADKLDFSRVSVDGASVPKPPGGPYTGPNPTDRSKLGSKRHLITDRQGIPLIFCVTGANRHDSVVFEELVDALPAVGGKQGRPRRCPDKLHADKGYDYARCRAHLKRRGIKNRIARRGIERNDRLRRHRWAVERTHSWLATFGKLRTRFERRIDVHLALLSLGCGVICARNLPVFY
- a CDS encoding IS3 family transposase (programmed frameshift) translates to MSSQRYPEEFRIEAAKQILEHGHSVADVSRRLGVSAHSLYKWVRQQQIPAAQRAQQVSQSEELRRLKSELKRVTEERDILKKAGGVLRSPVRLKYAFIARHQKVYSVLRMCRMLRLHPSGYYTWKAKPESKRAVDDRRLLGLLKQAWLESGGVYGYRKLTLDMRDLGEGCSRHRVAKLLRHEGLKAQRGYGKRPRPRGGAAAIVAPNLLEQQFKVSEPNTAWVTDITYIATHEGWLYLAAVIDLYSRQVVGWSTGSRIDTQLALDALHMAVWRRRPRNTVVVHSDQGCQFTSHEWQRFLAGHNLQPSMSRRGNCHDNAVAESFFQLLKCERIRKHTYATRQEARSAIFGYIEMFYNPIRRHSSADGMSPVEFERRNSVRPVAI
- a CDS encoding ABC transporter ATP-binding protein; this encodes MIETRDIVKRHGSTTVLHGVTVQIPEQKFTAIIGPNGAGKSTLLSLVSRLMPISSGSASVAGLDVTTTASDALARVMAILRQENQSTLRLTVRDLVGFGRFPHSKGRMTEEDLRHVDEALEYLHLQELAGRFLDELSGGQRQRAYIAMVLCQDTPYILLDEPLNNLDMAHAVTMMKLLRRMVDERGKTVVVVLHDINFASCYADHILAMQAGRMAHAGPPEAVVRDEVLSQLYGIPVSVHEVQGQRLCHYFT